Within the Photobacterium swingsii genome, the region AATACCCGCACTTAACGCTGCTTCTTTACCAAAATTACGTGAGAATTTTACCAGTGAAACAGGGTATTGTTCTGCGAGTTGTTGCGCGACTTCAACCGTGTTATCACGGCTACCATCATCGACAACAAGAAATTCAATCTCGCTACCAAATTGTAGGAGGTACTCGTACGCTTTCGGTATGACGACAGGTAAATTCTCGGCCTCGTTATAGGACGGTAAAATACAGGTAATAGAAGCTGGGTTAGCCCGAGTAGTCGCGATAGGAGTACTGTTTGAGTTATAAGACATTGAATTTCTCTTCAAATACGGCTTATTAAATTATGTTTTTTATTTTGAACTGGCCATGATAGCAAGCCCTGCTAGTGCGTGAAACGATTAATCGCCGCAATAACTTGCTCGGGTGGCAATTCTTTTAAGCACTTCAAATGCTGATAAGGACACTCGCGCTTGAAGCAAGGTCGGCAATCAATATCGGTATGCACGATTTCAACTGTCTTTGACAGCGGTGGGGTATAGTCTGGCGATGTGGAGCCATAGACAGCAACGACGTTACAGGATACGGCAGCAGCGATATGCATGAGACCTGAATCGTTACTCACGACAGTTTTACATGCGGCAATCAAATCCACCGCCTCAATTAAATTGGTTTTGCCCGCCAAGCTATGGCAATGCTGTTGGTGTTCAGGGGTAACATGCTCAACAATCGACTGTGTTACGGCTTCGTCTTTTTGAGAGCCAAACAGCCAAACTTGATAACCTTGCTGAATAAAATGGGTCGCTACTTTGGCAAAGTATTGCTCAGGCCAACGCTTAGAGGGGCCAAATTCAGCGCCTGGACACATACCTATCACAGGGCGTTTTGTATCCAGAGATAATCTGGCCATCGCAGAGGCTTGCACTGCGTCATCGACAACCAGTTTAGGGTAGGGCAATTCTGGAATTTGATCGCCATGCGTCATTGCTGCTTTGGGATACGCGAGTGAACAGTAGCGCTCAATGACCAGACCAAAGTCTTTTTTATTGGTACGAATGTCATTAAGTAAGCCGTAGCGTGATTCGCCTTTCCAACCCGTACGAACAGGGATCTTAGCAAATAGCGGGATCAGAGCCGATTTAGCTGAATTTGGCATGATAATCGAGTGGGTGTATTTGGCCTCACGAAGCGATTTACCGAGCTGATAGCGGCCTTTTAGGTTAAACGAACCATGACCAATTGGCATTTCAATGGCTTGATTAACTTCAGGCATACGCTCAAGGATAGGTTTGCACCAAGCGGGAGCCAATACATCAATCAGCGCGTTAGGGTGACGCTTTTTTAAAGAGATAAACAGTGATTGTGACATCACCATATCGCCCACCCACGAAGGGCCAATAATCAGAATTTTCACGATAAGCCTACGATTTATTAGTATATCAATCCATGCTTGTCGAGAGCATGATAAACAATGGATTCAATGTCATTTTCAGTTAAAGCACTATCTGTGATTATATTATCTTCTGAGTCCAAGAGAAGTCTTTGATTATAGATAGTATCGACATAGTATTTTATATCATCAATGATGACACTGGCATTGGAGGGGGCGTTTGCTGCACGAGTATCACTGTAAAGCAGTGTATAGTTCGTTTTATTATTGATGACGTTGATACCATCGACATTTGTCTGCGGATATTCTTGACCAAGTAAGTATGTGATCGTAGGCATAATATCAAGCAGTGTTATTTGCTCTACATGGTGTTTAGCGAGTTTAGAGCAATGCAGTTTAAAGGGAACCCTCACTTGAGGATTGATTGTTGCACTTGAGTGCGCATAGTAACCGAGTTCACCAAATGATTGACCGTGATCGCCTGTTATCACCAAAAGGGTGTTCTCTAAGCCCCCTTTATCTTTTAATGACAATAATAATTTATTAATGATATAGAGCGACTCATCAACAGCATTAAAATATCGACCTTTAGTTTCTCTGTTATTACAGCGATTAAACTTTTGTTTATCAATAACTTTATAATTACTATGCGTTTGGTCGTTAGATATATGGATAAATGCTTTATTTGATTGAAGTTTTTTTGCTATTTCATCTTCAAGGTTTAATAAGTCATAGTCATTGGTAAATGTTGGGAAAGAAAAACGGTCATAAATGGTGTTAAATCCTGCACTTTTTAGCAGTTCATTCATTCCAAAATGCTGGGTCTCTTGAGTTGTGATATAAGTAGTCGAATAACCTTGCTGAATCAGTGATTGTAGGTTGATGAAGCTCGAATTATTACCATAACAACTGGTGTATAACTGATAGATAGATTGGTTTGTATTTGGTGATACAGAATAAGCCTTATCAACCAATAAATTATCAGGGAAGTGTTCATCCAACATTTTTGAGTAGGGTGAGTTGTTATATGCCTCTTCGGATAAAGACTCGACGGTAAAAAGAAGTATATTTAGGTTTTGTTTTTGTGGTGCTGATGTATCAGTCAGCAAGCTAACACTACTATTAATTGCTTGGATTTGTGCAATGTTTTCATCGATAGCATGTTTTTTTATATCATTGCCAACCAAAAGACCTGAGAATATGGATTTAACCTTGGTGTTTTTTACAATGAATAATGCATTGATTAGTGTATATGAAATGTGTGCAACAACAGCCATTATTATGAAATAATGGAACGCTGCTATATCTGAAATATAAGGTAGCCCTAGGGATAGTAGCACCGTAAGGATTAGCCAAGGAAGTCCAAACAGTGGTTTTAACCGTGATTTAGAGAGAGAAAAGAGCAAAGAACCTATAGCTAGAGCAATAAGAGTACTGTTGTTAGTTATTATTGCGAACAAGCATGAAATAGAGAATATTAAGGATGCTGTAATCCATTGGAATCTTGCGATGAAGTTTAATATAACTGCAGCTTCACCTGAGAATGTTCCAATACCAGATATGAAAACTTTTATGTTTTTTAACGATATCTTAAGTCCATAACAGTGAATGAGTATGGAATCTGACCATAAAATTAAAACAAGAGGGAGTGTTAGTAACAAGCATAGATAATTCAGCCCCATGTTCAGGAAGATAACATTTACAGCTGTGATAATTAATATGTTTTTTAAATCAAGTATGTTTATATTTGATGGTGTGTGTGACTTTAACTGATACACTTTTTTTATCAAATAAACTGACAGCGCTATTTGGATATAGAGAAAAGATGCTAGTTGTAATATATTTATTATCATAGCTATGCTCTTACTTTAGAGGTGGTCGTCACCACCTCTATGTTTATTTTTTACTATTATTAATTGAAAGGGCTAGAAAAATCACGGTCACTATTGAGTAAAAGATAATGCCAGAGTTATGTCGGAACATGGCTTGTGATAACAAATATCCCAGCATCATTATGATGCTGATAATACCACACTGATTGATAGCCTGTATTTCTAGATTGCTGTTATTATTGTTTTTCTTGAAAATGTAGAAGGGTGTAAAAAGGATACCCAAAAGGGCCAAAAAGCCAAGGCTTCCACGAACCGATAAGTCTTCAAGATATTGATTGTGAGAGTGAGTGTTATTATTCCCAACGCTTTGTTCTATAGCCCCACTTTCGGCGAATTCTTTCCTTAGTACGAGCCTTTCTTTGTAACCAGCACCAAAAACAGGGTAGTGGCTAAATGAATTAATTGCACTTTCCCAAAGCTGAAATCGAATGCCAACTGAAGTATAAGTGTTTTTATTTGAGGTATAGTCTTGTACATTTTGTATTGATTGACTAACCCTACTTGTTACTTCTGGATTGAGGTGCATGGCTGTATAGCCCACGAATAATACAGAGATTACGAGCAAGGATGTCTTCTTTAATGAAAAAACATCACGGTTTACATAAATAAGATAAATTAAAGCAATAGGAAGGAAAATCCAGCCACCACGAGATCCAGAGAGAAGACTCCCTAATATACCTAGTATTGCTCCGGTTACGGCAAAAACAGCTAAAAAATACTTGTTAAACTTTAAATAAAACACACTAATCACTAAGCTAATCATACCAAGCGACATAGCCATATTACCCGATTGGATAGCCATATAGCCTTTTAGCCAGTAAATACTGTCATTTCCCCAAAATGCACGGTGTTGGTTTAAATATTCGGTGTGTATTAACGCGATACATCCAGCTATGACTGCACCTATGACAAAACCATTCAGGACCCAATTTACCTTAGGTGGGTGCTTGATAGCCGCGAGTAATACTGGAATTGATAATATCACTCTACTTGGCATATCTACTTCTGAAAAATCACCATTTTTCATTATCATAGATAAAACAAATAACGAAAAATACAATACAAATGCTGAAATTATCATCTGAACTCGGCTGTCTTTCAGTATTTGTAGGTTGGTTTTTTCTTCTGATTTGACAAATAACAGACACAGAGAGGTTAAGAATAATAAAATTGCGGCTAAATTATAACCTTTTCCATAGGAGAGACATAAAATAGGAAAGGCTGCAACAACAATACTGGTTATCTGATTGACCTTTAATGACTTTACTAAGCTCATTTATTTTCTTATCCCTGAATGTCGATAGATATTACATAATGCATACTGATGTTGCTTTAAACTGAAATGTTTCGTTGCACGCGCTAACAAATAATCTTCATATTGATTAGGTTCAATAGTCATTGCTTTGAATTGAGAGGCGATGTCAGTACTTGAATGTGGGTTTACTGTGAACGGATACCCTTCTCCTAAGATCTCCGGAATCGCGCCTGTATTAGATCCTAAGATTAACTTACCCGCAGCCATGGCTTCAATAACCGTCAGGCCAAAGGCTTCGTTGTGCGATAGTATGGCGACGATATCCATGGTGGCTAGCATGTTTTTGGTATCGCGGCGGAAGCCACTGAAATGGACAAATTCTTCCAACTGGTGCTGTTTGGTCAGCGATTGTAGTTTTTGTACCACGTCTTCATTTGAGCCTTCATCTTTGCTTAGTCCACCAACAATCAATAGGTGGACATCAGGATGTTCACCATTGGCTTTTAATTGAATGAAAGCTTCTAATAGCTCAAGTTGACCTTTTCCCGAACCAATTCGGCCAAGTGTGCCTATGACTTTTGCATCAGGAGGTATGGACAGCTCCTGTCGAATATTACTGATTAGCTGAGTATCGGTAATCGGCGGCGTGATCTCAGTGCCTAGCCAGAGGCGCTGAATTTTATCCGCAGGTACTGGGAGTGCTTTTAAATTACGCGCTTTAGTTTCGTCGCTGATTGACAGTATTTGATCAACATGACTGTAGACCCACTTGTGGTAAAGGTCTTTTTTGGGGCGAGTAACCCCCATGTGTTCAGTGAAAATAATACGGTAGCTGGCGATGGTATCGAGTAGCGCAGCAAAAACAAGATCGCCAGACTTATGGGCATGGATCAGTTTGGTATTGTGCTCTTTAAGCCACGCGTGTACCGTGGTGATTTTTTTGAAAAGATCCCATTTCGAGTCTATTTCAAAAATGCTCATACCAGCCTCTTTCATACCCTGCGCGACACGGGTGCCTTTCAGGCACAGTCCCAGCACTTGCCAATTTTGTTCTAGCAGCGCTTTACCGGTACGAATAGGGTACATCTCTAAGCCGCCCCAGCCGTCAGAAAGGCAGATGTGTAATACGGCGTTGTTCGTATTCATCGAATTGTTAATACCTTTGTGAGCCATCGGGATGCGAGCGTAGCAGATTCAGTATCCACATATATTGTGCAGGGTGGCGATGGACAAAAGATTCGATACGCTCATTCATTTTTCTGGCATCAATGTGTTCATCATTGCTCGGGAAGTCTGATAACTCAGGTTGTACTTCGATGGTGTAAGTGCCTGTACTGCGATCGTAATAAGGCAGTACAGGGATCACTTTCGCTTTGCTCAAACGAGCGAGTTTACCTAGCCCAGCCAGTGTAGCTTTTTGCGTGCCAAAGAAAGGAACAAAGACACTGTTGGCAGGGCCGTGGTCTTGATCGGGCAGGTAATAGCCGAGGTAGCCGTCACGAATCGATTTAATGAAGGGTTTGATGCCATCACTGCGTTCGTGGGTGCGGCCACCATATTTGAGGCGTTGGACATTCATCAGCCAGTCAATGACTTCGTTGCGTTGCTTTTTCATCATAGCGGCCACATGCATGCCTCGTGAGGCAAAAATAACCCCAGGGTAGTCAATTGCCCAGGTGTGTGGCACTAATAAAATCACATTTTTGCCTTGTTCGATGTCTGCCATCAGTTGCGCTTCACCATGAAAGGCAGAGCGTTTCTCAACATAGTGGCGACTACGTACCAGTAAGGTCGCAAAGCTTAATATATTGCAGGCTGCGTTTACGTAGGTCTCGGCTAAGATGTCATCACGCTGCTGTGGGGTTAATTCTGGGAAACATTCTTGCAAATTAATAACAGCGCGTTTTTTAGCACTGCTATTTATTTTAATTGCGACCTTAGCCAAGCCTACCGCCAATTTATCGCGTAGGCGATAAGGTACGAAGGCTAATAGCGTCGCAAAAAACACACCAATCCATACACCCCAATGTTTAGGATGTAAAAAGTGCAGTTTAAATTTGGGGTTATAAGTCTTTGCGCTCATAATCTAAACATTGTTAGGTATAGCTAACTTATTTCAGTTAGCTATACAGAATTGGTGTCGACGGTTACTTATTAATAAGCGCCATGTACTCCGCAACGCCTTCAGCAACAGATTTGAAAGGTTCGTTGTAGCCTGCCGCGCGAACTTTAGTCAGATCCGCTTGGGTATAAGTTTGGTAACGACCTTTTAGATGCTCAGGGAAAGGCACGGTTTCTACGCCGCCTTTACCGTGGTGTTTGATCACGGCATCAGCTACCGCTTGGAACGATTCGGCATTACCTGTACCACAGTTGAAGATACCTGATACGCCGTTTTCTAAGAACCATAGGTTCATTTTAGCGACATCGCCCACATAGACGAAATCACGCTGGAAGGTTTCAGAGCCTGCGAATAACTTAGCGTTTTCACCTTTGTTGATTTGGCTGTTCAGGTGGAAAGCAACGGATGCCATGCTACCTTTGTGCTGTTCACGCGGACCGTAAACGTTGAAGTAACGGAAGCCTGTTACTTGTGACAGTTTTTCGCCGTGCTCTTCAGCATCTTGCCATACACGACGTACGTAGTTGTCGAACTGTTGTTTCGAGTAACCGTAAACGTTCAGTGCACCTTCGTACGCTTTTTCTTCGATGAAGTCATGATCACGACCACCGTAAGTGGCAGCAGATGAAGCGTATAGGAATGGAATTTGACGCTCTAAACAGTAGTGAAGTAGCTCTTTTGAGTACTCGTAGTTGTTTAGCATCATGTATTTGCCATCCCACTCAGTGGTCGCTGAACACGCACCTTCGTGGAAAATAGCGTCAATTGGACCAAACTCGTCACCCGCCATGATTTGCGTGATGAAGTCTTCTTTGTCCATGTAATCAGCGATATCAAGATCAACTAAGTTGGCGAATTTGGTGCCATCTTTAAGGTTATCGACAACTAAAATGTCGTTACGGCCTTGTTCATTTAGGTGTTTTACGATGTTGCTGCCGATCATGCCGGCGCCGCCAGTTACAATAATCATGAGTAGTCCTATTGCTAAAACGTTGATCTTACGGCCGCGATGTCGCCACCGTACAAGAATTCTGTCTATCTTATGATAACATCAACAGAGAGCCTAAGTGCGAAGGAAGTGAAGACAAATGAAGACCCGAGATCGAATCATCATGGCTGCGCTAGAGCTTTTTAACGAGCGCGGTGAGTCCAATGTAACTACCAACCATATTGCTGCGCATTTGGGCATTAGCCCTGGCAATCTCTATTATCATTTTCGTAATAAAGAAGAGATTATACACAGTATTTTTGATGAATACGCCAGTGATTTGCGGATCCGCTTTCAACCGCAAGC harbors:
- a CDS encoding glycosyltransferase family 4 protein, which produces MNTNNAVLHICLSDGWGGLEMYPIRTGKALLEQNWQVLGLCLKGTRVAQGMKEAGMSIFEIDSKWDLFKKITTVHAWLKEHNTKLIHAHKSGDLVFAALLDTIASYRIIFTEHMGVTRPKKDLYHKWVYSHVDQILSISDETKARNLKALPVPADKIQRLWLGTEITPPITDTQLISNIRQELSIPPDAKVIGTLGRIGSGKGQLELLEAFIQLKANGEHPDVHLLIVGGLSKDEGSNEDVVQKLQSLTKQHQLEEFVHFSGFRRDTKNMLATMDIVAILSHNEAFGLTVIEAMAAGKLILGSNTGAIPEILGEGYPFTVNPHSSTDIASQFKAMTIEPNQYEDYLLARATKHFSLKQHQYALCNIYRHSGIRK
- the lpxM gene encoding lauroyl-Kdo(2)-lipid IV(A) myristoyltransferase (LpxM is lauroyl-Kdo(2)-lipid IV(A) myristoyltransferase, an enzyme characterized in Escherichia coli and involved in biosynthesis of the form of lipid A found in that species and some closely related species.), with the translated sequence MSAKTYNPKFKLHFLHPKHWGVWIGVFFATLLAFVPYRLRDKLAVGLAKVAIKINSSAKKRAVINLQECFPELTPQQRDDILAETYVNAACNILSFATLLVRSRHYVEKRSAFHGEAQLMADIEQGKNVILLVPHTWAIDYPGVIFASRGMHVAAMMKKQRNEVIDWLMNVQRLKYGGRTHERSDGIKPFIKSIRDGYLGYYLPDQDHGPANSVFVPFFGTQKATLAGLGKLARLSKAKVIPVLPYYDRSTGTYTIEVQPELSDFPSNDEHIDARKMNERIESFVHRHPAQYMWILNLLRSHPDGSQRY
- a CDS encoding O-antigen ligase family protein, translated to MSLVKSLKVNQITSIVVAAFPILCLSYGKGYNLAAILLFLTSLCLLFVKSEEKTNLQILKDSRVQMIISAFVLYFSLFVLSMIMKNGDFSEVDMPSRVILSIPVLLAAIKHPPKVNWVLNGFVIGAVIAGCIALIHTEYLNQHRAFWGNDSIYWLKGYMAIQSGNMAMSLGMISLVISVFYLKFNKYFLAVFAVTGAILGILGSLLSGSRGGWIFLPIALIYLIYVNRDVFSLKKTSLLVISVLFVGYTAMHLNPEVTSRVSQSIQNVQDYTSNKNTYTSVGIRFQLWESAINSFSHYPVFGAGYKERLVLRKEFAESGAIEQSVGNNNTHSHNQYLEDLSVRGSLGFLALLGILFTPFYIFKKNNNNSNLEIQAINQCGIISIIMMLGYLLSQAMFRHNSGIIFYSIVTVIFLALSINNSKK
- the rfaD gene encoding ADP-glyceromanno-heptose 6-epimerase, which produces MIIVTGGAGMIGSNIVKHLNEQGRNDILVVDNLKDGTKFANLVDLDIADYMDKEDFITQIMAGDEFGPIDAIFHEGACSATTEWDGKYMMLNNYEYSKELLHYCLERQIPFLYASSAATYGGRDHDFIEEKAYEGALNVYGYSKQQFDNYVRRVWQDAEEHGEKLSQVTGFRYFNVYGPREQHKGSMASVAFHLNSQINKGENAKLFAGSETFQRDFVYVGDVAKMNLWFLENGVSGIFNCGTGNAESFQAVADAVIKHHGKGGVETVPFPEHLKGRYQTYTQADLTKVRAAGYNEPFKSVAEGVAEYMALINK
- a CDS encoding sulfatase-like hydrolase/transferase — its product is MIINILQLASFLYIQIALSVYLIKKVYQLKSHTPSNINILDLKNILIITAVNVIFLNMGLNYLCLLLTLPLVLILWSDSILIHCYGLKISLKNIKVFISGIGTFSGEAAVILNFIARFQWITASLIFSISCLFAIITNNSTLIALAIGSLLFSLSKSRLKPLFGLPWLILTVLLSLGLPYISDIAAFHYFIIMAVVAHISYTLINALFIVKNTKVKSIFSGLLVGNDIKKHAIDENIAQIQAINSSVSLLTDTSAPQKQNLNILLFTVESLSEEAYNNSPYSKMLDEHFPDNLLVDKAYSVSPNTNQSIYQLYTSCYGNNSSFINLQSLIQQGYSTTYITTQETQHFGMNELLKSAGFNTIYDRFSFPTFTNDYDLLNLEDEIAKKLQSNKAFIHISNDQTHSNYKVIDKQKFNRCNNRETKGRYFNAVDESLYIINKLLLSLKDKGGLENTLLVITGDHGQSFGELGYYAHSSATINPQVRVPFKLHCSKLAKHHVEQITLLDIMPTITYLLGQEYPQTNVDGINVINNKTNYTLLYSDTRAANAPSNASVIIDDIKYYVDTIYNQRLLLDSEDNIITDSALTENDIESIVYHALDKHGLIY
- the waaF gene encoding lipopolysaccharide heptosyltransferase II, whose product is MKILIIGPSWVGDMVMSQSLFISLKKRHPNALIDVLAPAWCKPILERMPEVNQAIEMPIGHGSFNLKGRYQLGKSLREAKYTHSIIMPNSAKSALIPLFAKIPVRTGWKGESRYGLLNDIRTNKKDFGLVIERYCSLAYPKAAMTHGDQIPELPYPKLVVDDAVQASAMARLSLDTKRPVIGMCPGAEFGPSKRWPEQYFAKVATHFIQQGYQVWLFGSQKDEAVTQSIVEHVTPEHQQHCHSLAGKTNLIEAVDLIAACKTVVSNDSGLMHIAAAVSCNVVAVYGSTSPDYTPPLSKTVEIVHTDIDCRPCFKRECPYQHLKCLKELPPEQVIAAINRFTH